TCATGGCTGCGTAGTTTAATTCCGGTGTCGCGATTACTGCCAAAAGAGATGAATCCTTCAAAAGAGCAATAAACTCATTTCCGATCGCAGGTAACATTCGTGTAAACGCTTGCGGAAGTATAATTTGGCGCATCGCAAGGCCCTTGTTCATGCCAAGTGATCGTGCCGCTTCCATTTGCCCCGGATCAATCGATTGGATGCCGGCCCGAAAGATTTCCGCCATATAGGCAGCCGCATTGAGTGAAAGCGCGACGAAGCCTGAATAAATCGCTTCCGGGCTGCTCGCTCCCGGATACAGAATACCCCAAATCGACGGAATCACCGCAAAATGAATCAGCAAAATTTGGACCAGCATCGGAGTTCCCCGAAACAGCTCTACGTAAATCGAACAAGTCCAACGTAAGATTCGCTTGGAGGACATTTTGCCCAAGCTGATGAATAACCCCAAAAATGTTCCGCAAACCGTAGCCACTGCCGTTAGTAAAATCGTATTCATAATGCCTCGGATAAACAGTTCACGGTAGTCGTAGATGACACTCCAGTCCAATGGCTCATCCTCCCTTCTTCCTGTCAGCAAGCCAAGCTGCGAACAAACGCCGGCTACGTCAAAAGACGCACCCGGCCATTTTGCTGCCTACTTATTGCCAAAGTACTGGGTGTAAATTTCCTGCAGCTTTCCATTTTCTTTTATCTTTTTCAATCCGTCGTTAATTTTGTTAATCGCATCGGCATTGCCCTTTTTCACGATAATTCCGTAAAATTCCTTTTCAAAGGAATCATCTTTTATCAGCTTAAACTTCTTATCTTTTACTTTATTCACGTAGTATGACAAAACGCCATTGTCGCCAATTACTGCATCGACTCGACCATTAAAGAAGTCATCGACGGAAGATGGCATATCATCATAGCCCTTCAAGCCTTCATAGGTATCTCCAAACGCTTTTTTGACCACTTCTTCACCCGTGGTCGCAGCTTGAACCCCGATCTTCTTGCCTTTCAAATCTGCCAGCTTCGTCACTGGAGAATCTTCCGCTACCAGAATGAGTTGATTCGCTTCAAAGTATGAGTCCGAAAAATCGTATTTCTCCTTGCGCTTCTCCGTGATCGTGATAGACGAGATTCCAATATCAACCGTCCCTTTATCCAGTCCATCAAAAAGCGGGTCCCACCCGGTGTTTTTCCATTCGATCTTGAATCCGCCAGCTTCCGCGATCGCGTTCATCACATCGATGTCATGGCCACTAATCTTGTCAGCCTCAAGCATTTGGAACGGTGGATATGCCGCATCTGTACCCACTACGTAAACCTTGTCAGCCGAACCACCACTCGCTCCGCCACTACCAGACGTTTGCTGACCACCCGATCCACAGCCTGCGAGGAGCATCCCCACACCGACGACCAACGCGAGCGATTTGAACCAATTTGTCCCGATACGCATCTCGAAATCCCCCTTGTGTCTCTCTATCTGCCCATTTTGTCCCCAGCAATGTCCACATGGAAATTACGGATTTTTTGCGTTCTCCACAGAGTTATCCACATTATCCACATACCATTGTGCACAAGCTGGGCATAACTATTTTCCTGTATATTCTGCCACTTTAGTACGAAAGTAAGGGGAACGAAATGGGAAAATAAGTATATCTAGCAGCAAAAAAACAGGATTCATATATACGGGATATAGTTCTATCCTGCATATAAAAATCCTGCTTTTATCTGAAAATAATGAATTATTATTTTTCCCCCAAAATCACGATCTCTACCCGACGATTCTTCGCACGGTTCTCCGCGTTGGAGTTATCCACAAGCGGTTTGTACTCGCCCAAGCCAGCCACTGTAAAGCGAGACGCTGGTAAGGAGTTAGCATCCACCATTTCACGCATGACAGAGATCGCGCGCGCTGAGGATAGCTCCCAGTTGGATTGGAAGGAGCTGCGAGATATCGGCACATCATCTGTATAGCCCTCGATTCGCACCTTGTGCTCAAAGCGCTTCAAAACCCCTGCTACCGTCCCGACGACTTGCTTCCCTTGGGCCTGTAGGTCTGCCGAACCACTCGTAAACAAAATTGTTTCCGGCAAACGGATACGCAGGCCTTCCTCGGTCTCCTCGTAGTCGAGATTCAGCTCAGCCAAAGCGGAGGATAGCTGGTTGCGTACCGTCTCCATATCGCGCTCACTCGAGTCAGACAGGCCCATCGGCCGCTTCGGCACGTTTGCGGTGTCTTCGGAGCCTTCTTTTACTTTTTCTCCCTTGAGCTCCTTCTGGCGAGCCTCCAATTGGTAGACCTCTCGCTGTAGCTCCAGCTTTTGCAGGTTGAGCAGGTCGAGACTCTCATGTACCTTCTCCAAGCTCGCTTTTTCTTTTTGGACATCTTCCTTTTGTGACTGAATGCTCTTCGTCTGTGTCGCCGCAATAATAATCACGATCACGAACAACAGTGTAATCAGGTCACTGTAGCTAAGCAGCCAGCTTTTTTCTAGCTCTTTTTCGTCGTATAACCGGTCGTCATGCATAGCGGTCCTGCCTTTCAATCGTGCCCTTCATGCTGCCTGCTTCTTTAATCAGCACCAGCTTTTGGTCACCTGGCAAGAAGGAGTTCAGCTTTTCAAACAACAAGCGTGGTGTCTCCATGCGCTGGAGACCAACACAGCCTTCGATGAAAAGACGCTTTTCAAACATTTCCCGGTCGTACAGATCCATCAGGCGGTAGTAGCATGGCAACGCGAACAAGTTCGCCAAGAGCGCGCCATACAACGTCGCCACGACCGCTGCGCTCAGGCTGTGTCCGGTCAAGGCCATGTCTTCGAGCGACTTCAGTACACCCGTCATCCCCAAGAGCGTACCTACCAGCCCCATCCCCGGTGCCAGCAAGCTGATCAGACGGAAGAACCCTGCCGACTGTTGGTAGCGATACTGCTCGCCCTTTAGCTCGTTCTCCAGAATTAGACGCAGCTCTTCTTCGGGAACACCCTCGACCGCCAGTAAGCATCCTCGCTGGATAAACGAATCGGGTTCTTGTTGCAGCTCCTTTTCGAGCGCGATATAGCCCTGTTCCTTCTGGACGAGCGCATAGTAGTAGAAGCGCTTGATCGTTTCTTCGACGTTGCTTTGCCGACCGTGAATGAGCAGGCGCCAGATTTTTTTCAAGTCGAGATGCTTACGTTTGACTGCGTAGGACATGACAACGGAGAGCGCGACTAGCTCGACGGCGGTTACGTTGAGGAGGTCCGATAAGGTTCCGTTTAGGTAGACCGCGTGTATGAAGATGAGGAGGACGGCTCCGATTAAGACGAGTGAGCGACGTTTTGTGGACAAAAGTGATTCACCTTCCTAGTTTTTCAGCAAGTTGTTCTTAAAGTATAGCAGATGGTGGAATAAAGAAGAGAGAATAGAGTCATGGTTATAGTGAAGCTTGTTATAAAAAATGTCGATAATGATAAAGAAAGTAATTCTAGTAAAGAGGTGATCATCTGTGAATGCCGTACAATTAAAGCAAGCTGTTACCATTAGTTTGACGAAGCAGGTGCAGGAGACTGCGCAAGCGCAAGCTTCTATCATGTTGGAGGGTTTTGCTAAGACGCAGCAAAATGTTCAAGCCGCGCAGGCAAGTCATCCATCTCTTGGAAAAACGATCGATATTCGTGCATAAGTGGTGAAAAGAAAACGGCCGGTTCCCCGGCCGTTTTTACTTTTTGCGGTCGAAAAAGGCACCATAGCCGTTTGGACCTGCTTCGTTGTACGTATTCATTGCGAGCTTGCTTCGTTGGAGGCTGTTAAGTTGTTGCTGGACGCCTTGCATTCTTCCATCGATCAGGGGAATGAGGCGTTGGTTAATCTCGTAAATTTGCTCCAGCTGTTGCTTTTGCAAGGCAGATAGCGATTCATTGTCTAAACCCTGATGCTGTATTTGAGAAATCATTTCTTCTCTTTCGTCCAATATGGACAACCATGCATCTGGTTCAGAATCCTTTACACTTACTACTTTCTCTAAGCGTAATGTTGTTTCTAGCAGACTATTTAGAAGAACATCGACTGTCATTTCCATATTGTATACCTTACCCTTGTTTCTTCGCCAAAAGCATGGCTTCTTTCCAAGTGTCTCGGAATTGAATAAACAGGTCTTCTACTTCTAAAAGAATGTTAACGTCTTTGTGCATGTTCGCCTCAATCGTACGTTGAAGCATATATTCGTAGAGTTTGGCGAATTCCTTGGAGATCTCATAGTCGCTTTTTAAAGTGGATATTAGCTCATAAAGGATATTCTGAACTTTCAATGATGCCTCGTGAGATTTTATTACGTCCTTTTCCTCTAAAGCTACTTTTGCCTGTTTAATAAACTTAAGTGCTCCATTGTACAGCATTAGTGTCAAATCAGCAGGATTAGCGGTTGTTACCTGGTTGGACTGGTATGTTTGTGCAGCATTTTGTAACATCTGCATCACTCCCTGTTATTTCTGCCCTAACATTTGTGCAAACCATGAACCCTGGGATTGGGCTTTGGACATTGCTGTTTCCATAGCCGCGTATTGTTTATAATAGCGATTCTCAATTATTTTCAAACGATCTTCCCAAGATTTAATGTCATCTGCCATTTGACCGATTTTTTTGCTGAGATAACTGTCGTCATTTACAACAGTTCCGCTCCCTGCCTGTTTGGTAATATCTGACATAGCTTTACTCAAGTTACTATAAAGTCTCTCTGCAATCCCGCTTTCGTTGTACTTTGTACCAGTATCTGTACTAGAACTGAAACTAGTGAAAAGTTTTACAACATCCGCGCCATTATTGCTAATCGCATTCCGTAACTTTTCTTCATTTAGATATAGCTTTCCATTTTCTTGATAAGCTGACTTACCTGTTGGAGGACCTCCGATACCTATTTCAGAAAGCGTATCAAATGCAGAAT
The window above is part of the Brevibacillus brevis NBRC 100599 genome. Proteins encoded here:
- a CDS encoding motility protein A yields the protein MSTKRRSLVLIGAVLLIFIHAVYLNGTLSDLLNVTAVELVALSVVMSYAVKRKHLDLKKIWRLLIHGRQSNVEETIKRFYYYALVQKEQGYIALEKELQQEPDSFIQRGCLLAVEGVPEEELRLILENELKGEQYRYQQSAGFFRLISLLAPGMGLVGTLLGMTGVLKSLEDMALTGHSLSAAVVATLYGALLANLFALPCYYRLMDLYDREMFEKRLFIEGCVGLQRMETPRLLFEKLNSFLPGDQKLVLIKEAGSMKGTIERQDRYA
- a CDS encoding OmpA/MotB family protein; this translates as MHDDRLYDEKELEKSWLLSYSDLITLLFVIVIIIAATQTKSIQSQKEDVQKEKASLEKVHESLDLLNLQKLELQREVYQLEARQKELKGEKVKEGSEDTANVPKRPMGLSDSSERDMETVRNQLSSALAELNLDYEETEEGLRIRLPETILFTSGSADLQAQGKQVVGTVAGVLKRFEHKVRIEGYTDDVPISRSSFQSNWELSSARAISVMREMVDANSLPASRFTVAGLGEYKPLVDNSNAENRAKNRRVEIVILGEK
- a CDS encoding amino acid ABC transporter permease; translation: MDWSVIYDYRELFIRGIMNTILLTAVATVCGTFLGLFISLGKMSSKRILRWTCSIYVELFRGTPMLVQILLIHFAVIPSIWGILYPGASSPEAIYSGFVALSLNAAAYMAEIFRAGIQSIDPGQMEAARSLGMNKGLAMRQIILPQAFTRMLPAIGNEFIALLKDSSLLAVIATPELNYAAMNVAKSTFERYPPYLTEAAVYLVLTLFLSRIVVRGLEKKYSTR
- a CDS encoding basic amino acid ABC transporter substrate-binding protein, with the protein product MRIGTNWFKSLALVVGVGMLLAGCGSGGQQTSGSGGASGGSADKVYVVGTDAAYPPFQMLEADKISGHDIDVMNAIAEAGGFKIEWKNTGWDPLFDGLDKGTVDIGISSITITEKRKEKYDFSDSYFEANQLILVAEDSPVTKLADLKGKKIGVQAATTGEEVVKKAFGDTYEGLKGYDDMPSSVDDFFNGRVDAVIGDNGVLSYYVNKVKDKKFKLIKDDSFEKEFYGIIVKKGNADAINKINDGLKKIKENGKLQEIYTQYFGNK
- the fliS gene encoding flagellar export chaperone FliS, with the translated sequence MLQNAAQTYQSNQVTTANPADLTLMLYNGALKFIKQAKVALEEKDVIKSHEASLKVQNILYELISTLKSDYEISKEFAKLYEYMLQRTIEANMHKDVNILLEVEDLFIQFRDTWKEAMLLAKKQG
- a CDS encoding putative motility protein, with product MNAVQLKQAVTISLTKQVQETAQAQASIMLEGFAKTQQNVQAAQASHPSLGKTIDIRA
- a CDS encoding flagellar protein FliT; translated protein: MEMTVDVLLNSLLETTLRLEKVVSVKDSEPDAWLSILDEREEMISQIQHQGLDNESLSALQKQQLEQIYEINQRLIPLIDGRMQGVQQQLNSLQRSKLAMNTYNEAGPNGYGAFFDRKK